One genomic region from Jiangella sp. DSM 45060 encodes:
- a CDS encoding SpaA isopeptide-forming pilin-related protein has product MRRPFVRVVVGFLLVAGSVTATGGGAAANQNGNELVGGFEIDGNFYEGFDNTTTATGPDGDPIDWGSAEIFPAQVDIVPDPLGGTDPTVFDQGSAENDPATWNDDGSATAPGKGDIGDAYLFDRVVDGDQYLFLGWERGTDNGTVRWYVELNQLPNTVNGNDTPVPDRSVDDLRLRLFNQGNQPLALEAIERWDGDSWEDAGDVDDVALAVNDSTITTPSAVSPLGAEQFVEVGFDLTALLGPSDDCDFAGFSSLWIRSSPGASMNSELKDYLTGPVDTEARCGALTIEKHDPDGQPLGGATFTVEPNPIPGAADPDSLTITDNDANDADPADGVIVIDPAEPGDYTITEATPPPGYIQDGEPQDVTLEEFGSATVTFVNGLGSLAWSKLDAESGDPVCCATFTVEGTAGAAEGVSLTVVDNGENDADPADGAILVEGLLTGTYTVTETVPPTGYDLPADPVRDGLVIDSGNPDLVIEAAFEDPRLPSELTVLKLDADTQEPLAGATFELYLDDGDGVMDAPEGDTLIGDCTTGDDGTCTIGDLAWGTYYWYETAAPPGYELPADRFSGMTTIERDDAGTELPVSTLTDRQIRSSIEIVKTDATTGDELAGATFVVRRDDGDGVLEDSDPVVDPPGEVVTDATGTVTVDGLLFGDYWVEETAAPTGYELPDPAFQGPFTIGPDNAGETVTVTFADPQVLTDLSVLKLDGGSDSAEPLAGATFELYVDDPADGVMDAPEGDTLVGECTTGDDGLCTVTGLGFGAYYWLETVAPPGFDLPDDPYSAFVDVTAENAGTEVEPLAFYDPRKPGELAVLKVDDTDDAPLAGAQFELHEDDASGDVVGSCTTGDDGTCTVGDLDFGTYVWVEVAAPQGYDLPADTVSDPIVVDESTVGEEPTPFEFRDPRLLSELSVLKVDAFDGTALAGAEFELHEDDASGDVVGGCTTGDDGTCTVGDLDFGTYVWVEITAPQGYELPADPVSDPVVIDASNAGGDITQVVAHDPRLLSELAVHKVAEDTGESLPGAVFDLVLADGDVVVGTCTTGDDGLCTVGNLDFGDYYWVEITAPDGYLLPDDVTSDVVSITAENAGTQIAAVTFVDPPAEEPPTPTPTPTPTPTPTPSPSPSPSPSPSPEHPLPDTGAGGPLGLVALVAAAGLAVGAALRWRSRRTV; this is encoded by the coding sequence ATGCGACGCCCGTTCGTCCGGGTCGTGGTGGGGTTCCTTCTGGTCGCCGGTTCGGTGACGGCCACCGGCGGCGGCGCGGCCGCGAACCAGAACGGCAACGAGCTGGTCGGCGGCTTCGAGATCGACGGCAACTTCTACGAGGGCTTCGACAACACGACGACGGCCACCGGCCCGGACGGCGACCCGATCGACTGGGGCAGCGCCGAGATCTTCCCGGCCCAGGTCGACATTGTGCCCGACCCGCTCGGCGGCACCGACCCGACCGTCTTCGACCAGGGCAGCGCCGAGAACGACCCCGCTACGTGGAACGACGACGGGTCGGCGACCGCGCCCGGCAAGGGCGACATCGGCGACGCCTACCTCTTCGACCGCGTCGTCGACGGCGACCAGTACCTGTTCCTCGGGTGGGAGCGCGGCACCGACAACGGCACGGTCCGCTGGTACGTCGAGCTGAACCAGCTGCCCAACACCGTCAACGGCAACGACACGCCGGTGCCCGACCGCAGCGTCGACGACCTGCGGCTGCGGCTGTTCAACCAGGGCAACCAGCCGCTCGCGCTGGAGGCGATCGAGCGCTGGGACGGCGACAGCTGGGAGGACGCCGGCGACGTCGACGACGTCGCCCTCGCGGTCAACGACTCCACCATCACCACGCCGAGCGCCGTGTCGCCGCTGGGCGCGGAGCAGTTCGTCGAGGTCGGCTTCGACCTCACCGCGCTGCTCGGCCCGTCCGACGACTGCGACTTCGCCGGCTTCTCCTCGCTGTGGATCCGCAGCTCGCCCGGCGCCAGCATGAACTCGGAGCTGAAGGACTACCTCACCGGCCCGGTCGACACCGAGGCCCGGTGTGGCGCGCTCACCATCGAGAAGCACGATCCCGACGGCCAGCCGCTGGGCGGCGCGACGTTCACCGTCGAGCCGAACCCGATCCCTGGCGCGGCCGACCCGGACAGCCTGACCATCACCGACAACGACGCGAACGACGCCGACCCGGCCGACGGCGTCATCGTCATCGACCCGGCCGAGCCCGGCGACTACACGATCACCGAGGCCACGCCGCCGCCCGGCTACATCCAGGACGGTGAGCCGCAGGACGTCACGCTCGAGGAGTTCGGCAGCGCGACGGTCACGTTCGTCAACGGGCTCGGCTCGCTCGCGTGGAGCAAGCTCGACGCCGAGTCCGGCGACCCGGTCTGCTGCGCGACGTTCACCGTCGAGGGCACCGCCGGCGCCGCCGAGGGCGTGTCTCTCACCGTCGTCGACAACGGCGAGAACGACGCCGACCCAGCCGACGGCGCGATCCTGGTCGAGGGCCTGCTGACCGGCACGTACACGGTCACCGAGACGGTGCCGCCGACCGGCTACGACCTGCCCGCCGACCCCGTCCGCGACGGCCTCGTCATCGACTCCGGGAACCCCGACCTCGTCATCGAGGCCGCGTTCGAGGACCCGCGGCTGCCGTCCGAACTGACCGTCCTGAAGCTCGACGCCGACACCCAGGAGCCGCTGGCCGGCGCCACTTTCGAACTGTACCTCGATGACGGCGACGGCGTCATGGACGCGCCGGAGGGCGACACGCTGATCGGCGACTGCACCACCGGCGACGACGGCACCTGCACCATCGGCGACCTCGCCTGGGGCACGTACTACTGGTACGAGACCGCCGCGCCGCCCGGGTACGAGCTGCCCGCCGACCGGTTCAGCGGCATGACCACGATCGAGCGCGACGACGCCGGCACCGAGCTGCCCGTGTCGACGCTGACCGACCGGCAGATCCGCTCGTCCATCGAGATCGTCAAGACCGACGCGACCACCGGCGACGAGCTGGCCGGCGCGACGTTCGTGGTGCGCCGCGACGACGGCGACGGCGTCCTCGAGGACAGCGACCCGGTCGTCGACCCGCCCGGCGAGGTCGTCACCGACGCGACCGGCACGGTCACCGTCGACGGCCTGCTGTTCGGCGACTACTGGGTCGAGGAGACCGCCGCGCCGACCGGCTACGAGCTGCCCGATCCGGCGTTCCAGGGTCCGTTCACCATCGGCCCGGACAACGCCGGCGAGACCGTCACGGTGACGTTCGCGGACCCGCAGGTGCTCACCGACCTGTCCGTGCTCAAGCTGGACGGCGGGTCCGACAGCGCCGAGCCGCTGGCCGGGGCCACCTTCGAGCTATACGTGGACGATCCGGCAGACGGCGTCATGGACGCGCCCGAGGGCGACACCCTCGTCGGCGAGTGCACCACCGGCGACGACGGCCTGTGCACCGTCACCGGCCTCGGCTTCGGGGCGTACTACTGGCTCGAGACCGTCGCGCCGCCCGGCTTCGACCTGCCCGACGACCCGTACAGCGCGTTCGTCGACGTCACCGCCGAGAACGCCGGCACCGAGGTCGAGCCGCTGGCGTTCTACGACCCGCGCAAGCCGGGTGAGCTCGCGGTGCTCAAGGTCGACGACACCGACGACGCGCCGCTGGCCGGCGCCCAGTTCGAGCTGCACGAGGACGACGCGTCCGGCGATGTCGTGGGCAGCTGCACCACCGGCGACGACGGCACCTGCACCGTCGGCGACCTCGACTTCGGCACCTACGTCTGGGTCGAGGTGGCGGCGCCGCAGGGCTACGACCTGCCGGCCGACACCGTCAGCGACCCGATCGTGGTCGACGAGTCCACCGTCGGCGAGGAACCGACGCCGTTCGAGTTCCGCGACCCGCGGCTGCTGTCGGAGCTGTCGGTGCTGAAGGTCGACGCGTTCGACGGGACGGCGCTGGCCGGCGCGGAGTTCGAGCTGCACGAGGACGACGCGTCCGGCGACGTCGTGGGTGGCTGCACCACCGGCGACGACGGCACCTGCACCGTCGGCGACCTCGACTTCGGCACCTACGTGTGGGTCGAGATCACCGCCCCGCAGGGCTACGAGCTGCCGGCCGACCCGGTCAGCGACCCGGTCGTCATCGACGCCTCGAACGCCGGCGGCGACATCACGCAGGTCGTCGCGCACGACCCGCGGCTGCTGTCCGAGCTGGCCGTGCACAAGGTGGCCGAGGACACCGGCGAGTCGCTGCCCGGCGCGGTCTTCGACCTGGTGCTCGCCGACGGCGACGTGGTCGTCGGCACCTGCACCACCGGCGACGACGGCCTGTGCACCGTCGGGAACCTCGACTTCGGCGACTACTACTGGGTCGAGATCACCGCGCCCGACGGCTACCTGCTGCCCGACGACGTCACCAGCGACGTCGTGTCGATCACGGCCGAGAACGCCGGCACCCAGATCGCCGCCGTGACGTTCGTCGACCCGCCGGCCGAGGAGCCGCCGACGCCGACGCCCACCCCGACGCCGACTCCCACGCCGACTCCCAGCCCGTCGCCGTCACCGTCGCCGTCGCCGAGCCCGGAGCACCCGCTGCCCGACACCGGCGCCGGCGGCCCGCTGGGCCTGGTGGCGCTGGTCGCCGCGGCCGGGCTCGCGGTGGGCGCCGCGCTGCGGTGGA
- a CDS encoding ScyD/ScyE family protein: protein MLTAPAAGAKGSSEPSPVVELDGPRGVDVDQAGRIVVSEADGTVSLVIDRGRHPKVHEIGSVPAGFLAPAVAAGRPGQVYALTAGGEPDTGAATLYLLRQGKPAKPIADIAAYQQGDVDPFNTEGVPEESNPYGLAALKDGSVLVADAAGNDLLRVYPDGDIVTVARLKPRMVEVPEELPDEMDGEPLPPAGAVIPAEAVATSVTVGSDGYWYVGELRGFPATPGTSQIWRIKPGSRDAVCDPEKPNQGTCRRFADGLTSIVDLGPGSHGSVYAVELVKQSWLQWELGLADPPVGGLFRVRPGGSRTELAAGQLILPGGVDAGRHGRLYVTGPVFGPGALSRIG, encoded by the coding sequence ATGCTCACCGCTCCGGCGGCCGGCGCGAAGGGCTCGTCCGAGCCGTCGCCGGTGGTCGAGCTCGACGGTCCGCGCGGGGTGGACGTCGACCAGGCCGGCCGCATCGTGGTGAGCGAGGCCGACGGCACCGTCAGCCTGGTCATCGATCGCGGCCGGCACCCGAAGGTGCACGAGATCGGCTCCGTGCCGGCGGGGTTCCTCGCGCCGGCGGTCGCGGCCGGCCGGCCCGGCCAGGTGTACGCCCTGACGGCGGGCGGCGAGCCGGACACCGGCGCGGCCACGCTCTACCTGCTCCGGCAGGGCAAGCCCGCGAAGCCGATCGCGGACATCGCCGCCTACCAGCAGGGCGACGTCGACCCGTTCAACACGGAGGGCGTCCCGGAGGAGTCCAATCCGTACGGTCTCGCCGCGCTGAAGGACGGCAGCGTGCTGGTCGCCGACGCCGCCGGCAACGACCTGCTCCGGGTGTACCCGGACGGCGACATCGTCACCGTCGCGCGGCTGAAGCCGCGCATGGTGGAGGTTCCCGAGGAACTGCCTGACGAGATGGACGGCGAACCGCTGCCGCCCGCCGGCGCGGTGATCCCGGCCGAGGCCGTCGCGACGTCGGTGACGGTCGGCTCGGACGGCTACTGGTACGTCGGCGAGCTGCGCGGGTTCCCGGCGACGCCGGGCACGTCGCAGATCTGGCGGATCAAGCCCGGTTCTCGTGACGCGGTCTGCGACCCGGAGAAGCCGAACCAGGGCACCTGCCGCCGCTTCGCCGACGGCCTCACGTCGATCGTCGACCTCGGACCGGGCAGCCACGGCAGCGTGTACGCCGTCGAGCTGGTGAAGCAGAGCTGGCTGCAGTGGGAGCTGGGCCTGGCCGACCCGCCGGTGGGCGGGCTGTTCCGGGTGCGGCCCGGCGGGTCACGCACCGAGCTGGCGGCCGGTCAGCTGATCCTGCCCGGTGGCGTCGACGCCGGACGGCACGGGCGGCTCTATGTCACCGGGCCGGTATTCGGTCCGGGCGCGCTCTCTCGCATCGGCTGA
- a CDS encoding VOC family protein, whose translation MITKLGVATAYVSDYDQALDFFVGKLGFEPRTDVMMENGFRWLTVGPPASPEFQLNLTVPGPPMHDEQTAAALRELMAKGALSAGAWNTDDCRATYEQYKARGVEFIQEPADRPYGVEAVFRDDFGNWYSLNELNDKALDQQAMAEAFEPGSETS comes from the coding sequence ATGATCACCAAGCTGGGCGTCGCGACCGCCTACGTGAGCGACTACGACCAGGCGCTCGACTTCTTCGTCGGCAAGCTCGGCTTCGAGCCGCGCACCGACGTCATGATGGAGAACGGCTTCCGCTGGCTGACGGTGGGCCCGCCGGCCAGCCCGGAGTTCCAGCTGAACCTCACCGTGCCGGGGCCGCCGATGCACGACGAGCAGACCGCGGCGGCGCTGCGCGAACTGATGGCGAAGGGCGCGCTCAGCGCCGGCGCCTGGAACACCGACGACTGCCGGGCCACGTACGAGCAGTACAAGGCCCGCGGGGTCGAGTTCATCCAGGAACCGGCCGACCGCCCGTACGGCGTCGAGGCGGTGTTCCGCGACGATTTCGGCAACTGGTACAGCCTCAACGAGCTCAATGACAAGGCGTTGGACCAGCAGGCGATGGCGGAGGCGTTCGAACCCGGCTCCGAAACCTCTTGA
- a CDS encoding helix-turn-helix transcriptional regulator — protein MTGPDRPRAARRPSVPPGSAAVETLVAVRRARDFVDRHYAEPLDLAGIAAAAGYSRYHLVRAFKAAYGETPGRYLQRRRVERAQELLRVADLNVTEVCHLVGFTSLGSFSRLFSELVGVSPSRFQRDALASGPRLIPGCYVLMWGRPLPKRALNTAMAEKPGAARAS, from the coding sequence ATGACCGGTCCGGACCGGCCGCGCGCCGCGCGGCGGCCGTCGGTACCGCCCGGGTCGGCCGCCGTCGAGACGCTGGTCGCGGTGCGCCGCGCCCGCGACTTCGTCGACCGGCACTACGCCGAGCCGCTCGACCTCGCCGGCATCGCGGCCGCCGCGGGCTACTCGCGCTACCACTTGGTCCGCGCCTTCAAGGCGGCCTACGGCGAGACGCCGGGACGCTACCTGCAGCGCCGCCGGGTCGAGCGGGCGCAGGAACTGCTGCGCGTCGCCGACCTCAACGTCACCGAGGTCTGCCACCTGGTCGGCTTCACCAGCCTCGGCTCGTTCAGCCGGCTGTTCTCCGAGCTGGTCGGGGTGTCGCCGTCGCGGTTCCAGCGCGACGCGCTCGCGTCCGGGCCGCGGCTCATCCCCGGCTGCTACGTGCTCATGTGGGGCCGGCCGCTGCCGAAGAGGGCACTGAACACAGCAATGGCGGAGAAGCCAGGGGCCGCCCGCGCCTCCTAA
- the mca gene encoding mycothiol conjugate amidase Mca, translated as MSEQLRLMHVHAHPDDESSKGAASTARYVAEGVDVLVVTCTGGERGSILNPKMDRPEVLANISEIRRREMDAAREILGIRQEWLGFVDSGLPEGDPLPPLPEGCFGLMPVEKAAEPLVEAIRRFRPHVVTTYDENGGYPHPDHIMCHKITVAAFEAAADPTRYVGSGEPWQPLKLYYHHSFSRMRMQELHDAMLQRGFESPYAEWLEKWDGEENWDDRVTTRVECAEYFPVRDRALLAHATQIDPDGHWFAVPLEVSQEIWPTEDYELVTSHVPTSTPEDDLFAGLR; from the coding sequence GTGTCCGAGCAGCTGCGGCTGATGCACGTCCACGCACATCCCGACGACGAGTCCAGCAAGGGCGCGGCCTCGACGGCCCGCTACGTCGCCGAGGGCGTCGACGTCCTCGTCGTCACGTGCACCGGCGGCGAGCGCGGTTCCATCCTCAACCCGAAGATGGACCGCCCCGAGGTGCTGGCCAACATCTCCGAGATCCGCCGGCGCGAGATGGACGCCGCCCGCGAGATCCTCGGCATCCGGCAGGAGTGGCTCGGCTTCGTCGACTCCGGGCTGCCCGAGGGCGACCCACTGCCGCCGCTGCCCGAGGGCTGCTTCGGCCTCATGCCGGTCGAGAAGGCGGCCGAGCCGCTGGTCGAGGCCATCCGCAGGTTCCGTCCGCACGTCGTCACCACCTACGACGAGAACGGCGGCTACCCGCACCCCGACCACATCATGTGTCACAAGATCACCGTGGCGGCGTTCGAGGCGGCCGCCGACCCCACCCGCTACGTGGGCAGTGGCGAGCCGTGGCAGCCGCTCAAGCTGTACTACCACCACTCCTTCAGCCGCATGCGCATGCAGGAGCTGCACGACGCCATGCTGCAGCGCGGCTTCGAGTCGCCGTACGCCGAGTGGCTGGAGAAGTGGGACGGCGAGGAGAACTGGGACGACCGCGTCACCACCCGGGTCGAGTGCGCCGAGTACTTCCCGGTGCGCGACCGCGCGCTGCTGGCGCACGCCACGCAGATCGACCCCGATGGCCACTGGTTCGCCGTCCCGCTCGAGGTGTCACAGGAGATCTGGCCGACCGAGGACTACGAGCTGGTCACGTCGCACGTGCCCACGTCCACGCCCGAGGACGACCTCTTCGCGGGACTGCGATGA